From Pigmentibacter ruber, a single genomic window includes:
- a CDS encoding dienelactone hydrolase family protein has product MKTQDIEYRVQDVTCRGYLVEPKAQGLKLPGVVMYTDFWGLNPRQKKVAEKLSQMGMVVLVADMYGEQQIGNTFEESGKLMHAVVDHEDIFMSRLLAPFELLKRNSNIHLNKLFSIGYCFGGVCSLKLARMVDDLHGAISVHGLLSTKHRVQPQKKMPKLLVLHGARDPMVPQEDIVAFQHEMNACNADYTFIAHGLSTHAFTNADAAGTEATAYNFLADKRSDMYIKSFIFEQFSS; this is encoded by the coding sequence GTGAAAACACAAGATATTGAATATCGAGTGCAAGATGTCACATGTCGAGGTTATTTAGTTGAACCTAAAGCACAAGGGTTAAAACTACCTGGTGTTGTTATGTATACCGATTTTTGGGGATTAAACCCAAGACAAAAAAAAGTAGCCGAAAAACTTTCGCAAATGGGAATGGTGGTATTGGTTGCAGATATGTATGGTGAACAGCAAATTGGTAACACTTTTGAAGAGTCGGGTAAACTTATGCATGCTGTAGTTGACCATGAAGATATTTTTATGAGTCGTTTGCTTGCTCCTTTTGAGTTATTAAAGCGCAATTCAAATATCCATCTAAATAAATTATTTAGTATTGGTTATTGTTTTGGAGGTGTGTGCTCTTTAAAACTTGCACGCATGGTCGATGATTTACATGGTGCTATATCTGTGCATGGGTTATTATCTACTAAACATAGAGTTCAACCCCAGAAAAAAATGCCAAAACTTCTTGTTCTCCATGGAGCAAGAGATCCTATGGTGCCGCAAGAAGATATCGTTGCTTTTCAACACGAAATGAATGCCTGTAATGCTGATTATACTTTTATAGCACATGGACTAAGTACACATGCGTTTACTAATGCCGATGCCGCTGGTACAGAAGCAACTGCTTATAATTTTTTAGCCGATAAACGTTCTGATATGTATATTAAATCATTTATTTTCGAGCAGTTTTCTTCTTAA
- a CDS encoding HD domain-containing protein translates to MDKLLPSKLGKLKIICSLPLFSDSICIKKQSAAEHGYTQIILSMILAPHLNLTIQEQCEFIELSIFAELPKTLLGDPSYHLRKNHPKVKEIYNQIRGKIWQETEQSLGIETTRNSELFGLHELVDAFASKLYIEKECLLGNQYFAAERHKTHYDEKRKQVFAGQSLAKKHPCQETMNAPARRLEWKKAVDLLDELFYEANKGLQEDGISGFSGTFLGMVEKLKEHYRYKGWSYHFQESVGEHTFQVVFLCRLLAAKLNIPEAQRIQLYHAAALHDLAEAYSSDLIYPIKIREKEVDKLHREIEEDILQTICKRFQLAWPTDRHLLAIVDICDRFSSQIYFDRETRSGNTHFNVPNSSMEFVRDLYGNEFPTLFHELDNLWLEYVSSLS, encoded by the coding sequence ATGGATAAATTATTACCAAGCAAATTAGGAAAATTAAAAATTATCTGCTCGTTACCTTTATTTTCCGACTCTATTTGCATAAAGAAACAATCCGCAGCAGAACACGGTTACACTCAAATTATTTTAAGTATGATCCTAGCTCCCCATTTAAACTTAACAATACAAGAACAATGTGAATTTATTGAGCTGTCAATTTTTGCAGAACTTCCAAAAACTTTACTTGGTGATCCTAGTTATCATTTGCGAAAAAATCATCCCAAGGTAAAAGAAATATATAATCAAATCCGTGGAAAAATTTGGCAAGAGACAGAGCAGTCACTGGGCATAGAAACAACTCGCAATAGTGAATTATTTGGCTTGCATGAACTTGTCGATGCTTTTGCTTCAAAACTATATATAGAAAAAGAGTGTTTACTTGGCAATCAATACTTTGCAGCAGAAAGACATAAAACTCATTATGATGAAAAACGCAAACAAGTTTTTGCAGGCCAGTCCTTAGCTAAAAAGCATCCTTGTCAGGAAACCATGAACGCACCTGCAAGAAGACTTGAATGGAAAAAAGCGGTGGACTTATTGGATGAGTTATTTTATGAGGCCAATAAAGGATTACAAGAAGATGGTATATCTGGTTTTTCGGGAACTTTTTTAGGAATGGTCGAAAAGCTAAAAGAGCACTATCGTTATAAAGGGTGGAGTTATCATTTTCAGGAAAGTGTTGGAGAGCATACTTTTCAAGTGGTTTTTTTGTGCAGGCTTCTAGCTGCAAAATTAAACATCCCAGAAGCTCAAAGAATTCAATTGTACCATGCAGCGGCTTTGCATGACCTCGCAGAAGCTTATTCAAGTGACCTCATTTACCCAATAAAAATTAGAGAAAAAGAAGTGGATAAGCTGCATAGAGAAATTGAAGAAGATATTCTACAGACCATTTGTAAACGCTTTCAATTAGCTTGGCCAACTGATAGGCATTTGCTGGCTATAGTGGATATTTGTGACAGATTTTCTTCCCAAATTTACTTTGATAGGGAAACTCGCAGTGGAAATACCCACTTCAACGTCCCCAATTCTTCTATGGAATTTGTCCGAGACCTCTATGGCAATGAATTTCCAACCTTATTTCATGAGCTTGATAACTTATGGCTCGAATATGTAAGCAGTTTATCTTAA
- a CDS encoding gamma carbonic anhydrase family protein: protein MTQTKGKQKNRSPLASITAYQGILPKIADSVFLACGARISGAVTLENNCSVWFNAVVRGDVHTIFVGENTNIQDGAIIHCTFQKYPTSIAKNVSIGHLATIHGCTIEEGCLIGMGAIVMDGAVIGAQSIVGAGAIVTQGVKIPPRSLVLGSPAKVVRKVTDEEFEKIFATTMRYLDYAKGYDYSLS, encoded by the coding sequence ATGACGCAAACCAAAGGAAAACAAAAAAATAGAAGTCCATTGGCAAGTATTACTGCATATCAAGGCATTCTTCCGAAAATTGCGGATTCAGTTTTTCTAGCTTGTGGTGCAAGGATTTCTGGTGCTGTTACGTTAGAAAACAATTGTAGCGTTTGGTTTAATGCGGTTGTCCGTGGAGATGTGCATACTATTTTTGTTGGAGAAAATACAAATATCCAAGATGGAGCTATCATTCATTGTACCTTTCAAAAATATCCTACTTCTATAGCCAAAAATGTAAGTATAGGTCATTTGGCTACAATCCATGGTTGTACAATTGAAGAAGGATGCCTTATTGGAATGGGTGCTATTGTAATGGATGGTGCGGTTATTGGAGCGCAATCGATAGTTGGTGCGGGCGCCATTGTCACGCAAGGAGTAAAAATTCCTCCCAGAAGTTTGGTTTTAGGTTCTCCTGCAAAAGTTGTTCGTAAAGTAACAGACGAAGAGTTTGAAAAAATATTTGCAACCACCATGCGTTACTTAGATTATGCAAAAGGCTACGATTACTCTCTATCCTAA
- a CDS encoding bacterial transcriptional activator domain-containing protein, whose amino-acid sequence MKQKIIFVTIFCFSVNLVGCSGNILARYSTQKSLQEQAEYDMQNGDYTAAQTKLQTILAGDPLNYTAVSMLAACYAAIGGVILVDILIKSAVQSTSGNNSNSNSISLASSVLPTPTPTVFAQMVLAINTMKTIPQTSLTSEMSFQQQMFLDLYLLLQILDLINILRAGGTLTNAQITLLFNTIGNINSVSGSNNNQVSQAVNNITNGINNSPGANQNQQVANYLTPFI is encoded by the coding sequence ATGAAACAAAAAATTATTTTTGTTACAATATTTTGTTTTTCTGTAAATTTAGTTGGTTGTTCAGGCAATATTTTAGCCCGATATTCCACACAAAAAAGTTTACAGGAACAAGCAGAATACGACATGCAAAATGGCGACTACACAGCAGCACAAACAAAATTACAAACAATTTTAGCTGGTGATCCGTTAAATTATACTGCTGTTTCTATGTTAGCAGCTTGTTACGCAGCAATTGGTGGAGTTATTTTAGTTGATATTTTAATTAAATCAGCCGTACAATCAACAAGTGGAAACAATTCAAATAGTAATTCTATTAGTTTAGCTTCTTCCGTATTACCAACACCAACTCCAACTGTATTTGCTCAAATGGTGCTTGCTATTAACACTATGAAAACAATTCCACAAACTAGTTTAACTAGTGAAATGTCTTTTCAACAGCAAATGTTTTTAGACTTATATTTACTTTTGCAAATTCTTGATTTGATTAATATACTTCGTGCTGGCGGTACTTTAACAAATGCGCAAATAACTCTTTTATTCAATACAATTGGCAATATAAATTCTGTTTCGGGAAGCAATAATAATCAAGTCAGTCAAGCCGTAAATAATATTACAAATGGAATTAATAACTCCCCAGGAGCAAATCAAAATCAACAAGTTGCAAACTACTTAACCCCTTTTATCTAA
- a CDS encoding Rpn family recombination-promoting nuclease/putative transposase, which yields MEFELLDIKNDYVFKRIFGEKEDVLIHFLNSVLNYPEDEKIISLTYLNTEINKDQEDDKETRLDVLAKLNNESFVNIEIQVQNTYEYEKRCLYYWAKLYEQQLTSGKKYKTLKPAICIHILNFNFFKDKDYFMTKIKPLDTETRKVFSQDFQLYFLEVPKIPDKYYNELDKWMHFFKGASKETIMAMQTPEIEKAFSTLEYISQDPIARAKYEARRKYELDYNTDMDGAREEGVKIGFTKGFQNGKNEGEQLGFTKGKTEGVQIGEYKRNKEIVLNLLANDFSIEMISKITDLPISEIEKLKNS from the coding sequence ATGGAATTCGAATTGCTTGATATTAAAAATGATTATGTCTTTAAACGCATTTTTGGGGAGAAAGAAGATGTTTTAATCCACTTTTTAAATAGTGTGTTAAATTATCCAGAAGATGAAAAAATTATTTCCTTAACTTACCTAAATACTGAAATAAATAAAGATCAAGAAGACGATAAGGAAACTAGGCTAGATGTATTAGCAAAACTTAATAATGAAAGTTTTGTGAATATTGAAATTCAAGTGCAAAATACCTATGAGTATGAAAAACGTTGTTTATACTACTGGGCCAAACTTTATGAACAACAATTAACTAGTGGAAAAAAATATAAAACTTTAAAGCCAGCTATCTGTATTCATATTTTAAACTTTAATTTTTTTAAAGATAAAGATTATTTTATGACAAAAATTAAACCGTTAGATACCGAAACAAGAAAAGTTTTTTCCCAAGATTTCCAACTTTACTTTTTAGAAGTTCCCAAAATCCCAGATAAGTATTATAATGAACTCGATAAATGGATGCACTTTTTTAAAGGTGCTTCAAAGGAGACCATCATGGCTATGCAAACACCTGAAATTGAAAAAGCTTTTTCTACTCTTGAATATATCAGCCAAGATCCCATTGCTAGAGCTAAATACGAAGCTAGAAGGAAATATGAACTGGACTACAACACCGATATGGATGGAGCTAGGGAAGAGGGAGTAAAGATTGGTTTTACAAAAGGTTTTCAAAATGGGAAAAATGAGGGAGAGCAACTAGGTTTTACTAAAGGAAAAACTGAAGGAGTTCAGATTGGTGAGTACAAAAGAAATAAAGAAATTGTTTTAAACCTTTTAGCAAATGATTTTTCAATTGAAATGATCAGTAAAATAACAGATCTACCCATTTCTGAAATAGAGAAACTAAAGAATAGTTAG
- a CDS encoding RCC1 domain-containing protein: MYLKYFPLLAMCCFQVSISIHAQGTEQTFKRSKRSVVWNLPDQFFKTLTMNNQSLCLTKTDTNNFECFSLYANQLKLPPEQQKNIGKFKKVTVGERHVCGLGAEDNSTYCWGSNENGQLATGGTENLSQPTKVFTSTNFTHFALGFNNTFALDDSGKIWGWGSNKFGQLGYFNYDLNAYYPYQISNDDDKYFLITAGDDFFCSISEDGADSFGKYGKIYCLGKGYSQVETDETLLEAANEFIKLSNNNYYSISSSMYHTCAINKQRKIECWGENKYGQVGLNPLSNAYVLRPLLVTHPTDNEFNNSQFKSIVTTPNATCGTTDTNKTYCFGDNTFGQLGYKLGNEAIKEENGFRYSIQYFPKKLDKNSDIINKSYVSLAGNSRTLCGLTQQQELECWGFTEKNYFKEISLGDDFYCGLSLKGTRALCGSAKKSNDNHLTHPWNTTVQFPWVSKEEFIQVSSGEFAVCGITGENANNTYCAFNKKTPFFADKFKFKKVNLPNSSLKIAVGDSHVCAIQKSNGQIYCSGNNAFGQLGIGSFRSTKYAADFKPIINPLKIQFKDLSLSGRTTCGLSVTNEVYCFGSNEFGEMGSTLIASMSKTTLHKIKDLKLKTIVAGNKHFCGVTLDETVNKNKLYCWGDNSFGQVGKQNIVDPYQNNSIHLPYEVPNTQNVVSVTTSEHTTCFLNKNNETYCFGKDLENVLEERSLAFLNHMPYQVQKNNSYTSISLGKKMACGILKTDKTINCWGMKN; this comes from the coding sequence ATGTACTTAAAATATTTCCCACTTTTAGCAATGTGTTGTTTTCAAGTATCAATTTCAATTCATGCGCAAGGTACGGAGCAGACATTCAAAAGAAGCAAACGAAGCGTTGTATGGAATTTACCTGATCAGTTTTTTAAAACCCTTACTATGAATAATCAATCTTTATGTTTAACAAAAACAGATACTAACAATTTTGAATGTTTTAGTTTATATGCAAATCAATTAAAATTGCCTCCAGAGCAACAAAAAAATATTGGAAAGTTTAAAAAAGTAACTGTGGGGGAAAGACATGTTTGTGGATTAGGAGCAGAAGATAATTCAACTTACTGTTGGGGTAGTAATGAAAATGGTCAGCTTGCAACAGGTGGTACTGAAAATTTATCACAACCTACAAAAGTTTTTACTAGCACTAACTTCACACATTTTGCATTAGGTTTTAATAATACTTTTGCCTTAGATGACTCTGGAAAAATTTGGGGCTGGGGTAGCAATAAATTTGGCCAACTTGGCTACTTTAATTATGATTTAAACGCCTATTACCCCTATCAAATTAGCAATGATGACGATAAATATTTTTTAATTACAGCTGGAGACGACTTTTTTTGTAGTATTTCAGAAGATGGAGCTGATAGTTTTGGGAAATATGGAAAAATATATTGTTTAGGGAAAGGTTACTCGCAAGTTGAAACCGACGAAACTTTACTAGAAGCAGCAAACGAATTTATAAAATTAAGTAATAATAATTACTATTCCATAAGTTCTTCAATGTATCACACATGTGCCATAAATAAACAAAGAAAAATTGAGTGTTGGGGTGAAAATAAGTATGGACAAGTAGGTTTAAATCCTTTAAGTAATGCATATGTCCTAAGACCATTATTAGTTACTCACCCAACAGACAACGAATTTAATAATAGCCAATTTAAAAGTATAGTAACAACCCCAAATGCAACTTGCGGAACAACAGATACAAATAAAACCTATTGTTTTGGCGATAATACTTTTGGCCAGCTTGGCTATAAATTAGGGAATGAAGCTATAAAAGAAGAAAATGGTTTTCGTTATTCTATTCAATATTTTCCAAAGAAATTGGATAAAAATTCAGATATCATAAATAAAAGTTATGTAAGTTTAGCAGGAAATTCCAGAACATTATGTGGACTAACTCAACAGCAAGAATTAGAATGTTGGGGCTTTACAGAAAAAAATTACTTTAAAGAAATTAGTTTAGGTGATGATTTTTACTGTGGATTAAGCTTAAAAGGCACTCGCGCACTTTGTGGAAGTGCTAAAAAAAGTAATGATAATCATTTAACCCATCCTTGGAATACAACAGTTCAGTTTCCTTGGGTAAGCAAAGAAGAATTCATACAAGTAAGTTCTGGTGAATTTGCAGTATGTGGAATAACTGGGGAAAATGCAAATAATACTTACTGTGCATTTAATAAAAAAACTCCATTTTTTGCAGATAAATTTAAATTTAAAAAAGTAAATTTACCCAATTCAAGTCTAAAAATAGCTGTAGGGGATAGTCATGTTTGCGCTATTCAAAAAAGTAATGGACAAATTTATTGCTCAGGAAATAATGCATTTGGACAATTAGGAATAGGGTCATTTCGCTCTACAAAATATGCAGCAGATTTTAAACCAATTATAAATCCATTAAAAATTCAATTTAAAGATCTCTCATTAAGTGGCAGAACAACGTGTGGATTGTCAGTGACAAATGAAGTTTATTGCTTTGGCTCTAATGAATTTGGTGAGATGGGATCTACCTTAATAGCTTCTATGTCTAAAACAACACTTCATAAAATAAAAGACTTAAAATTAAAAACTATTGTCGCAGGAAATAAACATTTTTGTGGTGTAACATTAGATGAAACAGTTAATAAAAATAAATTATACTGCTGGGGAGACAACTCTTTTGGTCAAGTAGGAAAACAAAATATTGTAGACCCTTATCAAAATAACAGTATCCATTTACCTTATGAAGTACCTAATACTCAGAATGTAGTTAGTGTTACAACAAGTGAGCACACAACCTGTTTCTTAAATAAAAACAATGAAACCTATTGTTTTGGCAAAGACTTGGAAAATGTCCTTGAAGAAAGATCATTAGCGTTCTTAAACCACATGCCATATCAAGTGCAAAAAAATAATTCTTACACTTCAATTTCTTTAGGAAAGAAAATGGCGTGCGGTATTTTAAAAACAGATAAAACAATAAATTGTTGGGGTATGAAAAATTAA
- a CDS encoding RCC1 domain-containing protein, with protein MVQKLNYLLAFASLFCIYETNANETSMKRSKRSVVWNNHEEKFSSLFSNNSSICLIANNNNLLCYNLHSDPNKLPPNTQKLIGQYKTAAAGEKHYCAIGLNDSAIYCWGNNEEGQLGTGDQQNSFFPVKVYSSELFTNLAVGKNNSYALDNSGKVWGWGSNQFGQLGYANLELPSYYPSQISSDEDEYFAISAGNDYFCAIENEGEDSSGKFGQIYCYGKNFTEQENDDYPEYNPLILKGMGANHYYAVSSAVNHTCAINKQRKIECWGENKFGQLGVNPNVKKYSDVSVLVTHPTDSEFNNSQFKSIVTTPNATCGTTDTNKTYCFGDNTFGQLGYKLGNEAIKEENGFRYSIQYLPKQFDKNSDIINKSYVSLAGNSRTLCGLTQQQELECWGFTEKNYFKEISLGDDFYCGLSLKGTRALCGSAKKSNDNHLTHPWNTTVQFPWVSKEEFIQVSSGEFAVCGITGENANNTYCAFNKKTPLFAEKFKFKKVNLPNSSLKIAVGDSHVCAIQKDNGQIYCSGNNAFGQLGIGSFRSTKYAVEFKPIINPLKIQFKDLALSGRTTCGLSVSNEIYCFGSNEFGEMGSTLIASMSKTTLHKIKDLKLKTIVAGNKHFCGVTLDETVNKNKLYCWGENSFGQVGKQNIADPYQNNSIHLPYEVPETQNVVSVTTSEHTTCFLNKNNETYCFGKDLENVFEERSLAFLNHMPYQVQKNNSYTSISLGKKMACGILKTDKTINCWGIKN; from the coding sequence ATGGTTCAAAAATTGAATTATTTATTAGCATTTGCATCTCTATTTTGCATTTATGAAACAAATGCTAATGAAACAAGCATGAAAAGATCGAAGCGCAGTGTTGTGTGGAATAATCATGAAGAAAAATTTAGCAGTTTATTTTCAAATAATAGCTCAATATGCTTAATAGCTAACAACAATAATTTATTATGTTACAATCTGCATTCTGATCCAAATAAATTACCACCCAATACACAAAAATTAATAGGTCAATACAAAACAGCAGCCGCTGGGGAAAAACATTATTGTGCAATTGGTTTGAATGATTCCGCTATTTATTGTTGGGGTAATAATGAAGAAGGGCAGCTTGGTACTGGCGATCAACAAAATTCTTTCTTCCCAGTCAAAGTATATTCTTCTGAGTTATTTACTAACTTAGCAGTTGGCAAAAATAATTCCTATGCTTTAGACAATAGCGGTAAGGTATGGGGTTGGGGCAGTAATCAATTTGGACAACTTGGTTATGCTAACTTAGAACTTCCTTCTTACTATCCTTCACAAATTAGTTCAGATGAAGATGAATATTTTGCCATTTCAGCTGGAAATGATTATTTTTGTGCAATTGAAAATGAAGGTGAAGATTCCTCTGGAAAGTTTGGACAAATTTATTGTTACGGTAAAAATTTTACAGAACAAGAAAATGATGATTATCCTGAATACAATCCCTTAATTTTAAAAGGAATGGGTGCAAACCATTATTATGCGGTATCATCCGCAGTTAATCACACATGCGCCATAAATAAACAAAGGAAAATTGAATGCTGGGGTGAGAATAAGTTTGGTCAATTAGGCGTAAATCCAAATGTAAAAAAGTATTCTGATGTTTCCGTTTTAGTTACCCACCCAACCGATAGCGAATTTAATAATAGTCAATTCAAAAGTATAGTAACAACCCCAAATGCAACTTGTGGGACAACAGATACAAATAAAACATATTGCTTTGGCGATAATACTTTTGGCCAACTTGGCTATAAATTAGGGAATGAAGCCATTAAAGAAGAAAATGGTTTTCGTTATTCTATTCAATATTTGCCAAAGCAATTTGATAAAAATTCAGATATCATAAATAAAAGTTATGTAAGTTTAGCAGGAAATTCCAGAACATTATGTGGACTAACTCAACAGCAAGAATTAGAATGTTGGGGCTTTACAGAAAAAAATTACTTTAAAGAAATTAGTTTAGGTGATGATTTTTACTGTGGATTAAGCTTAAAAGGCACTCGCGCACTTTGTGGAAGTGCTAAAAAAAGTAATGATAATCATTTAACCCATCCTTGGAACACAACAGTTCAGTTTCCTTGGGTAAGTAAAGAAGAATTCATTCAAGTAAGTTCTGGTGAATTTGCGGTATGTGGAATAACTGGTGAAAATGCAAATAATACTTACTGTGCATTTAATAAAAAAACTCCATTATTTGCAGAAAAATTTAAATTTAAAAAAGTAAATTTACCAAATTCAAGTTTAAAAATAGCAGTAGGAGATAGCCATGTTTGCGCTATTCAAAAAGATAATGGACAAATTTATTGCTCAGGAAATAACGCATTTGGACAATTAGGAATAGGGTCATTTCGCTCTACAAAATATGCAGTAGAATTTAAACCAATTATAAATCCATTAAAAATTCAATTTAAAGATCTCGCATTAAGTGGCAGAACGACTTGTGGATTGTCTGTTTCAAATGAAATTTATTGTTTTGGCTCCAATGAATTTGGTGAGATGGGTTCTACCTTAATAGCTTCTATGTCTAAAACAACACTTCATAAAATAAAAGATTTAAAACTAAAAACCATAGTCGCAGGAAACAAACATTTTTGTGGTGTAACCTTAGACGAAACTGTAAATAAAAATAAATTATACTGCTGGGGAGAGAACTCTTTTGGTCAAGTAGGAAAACAAAATATTGCAGACCCTTATCAAAATAACAGTATCCATTTACCTTATGAAGTACCCGAAACTCAGAATGTAGTTAGTGTTACAACAAGTGAGCATACTACCTGTTTCTTAAACAAAAATAATGAAACCTATTGTTTTGGTAAAGACTTGGAAAATGTCTTTGAAGAAAGATCTTTAGCTTTTTTAAACCACATGCCATATCAAGTGCAAAAAAATAATTCTTACACTTCAATTTCTTTAGGAAAGAAAATGGCATGCGGTATTTTAAAAACAGATAAAACAATAAATTGTTGGGGTATTAAAAATTAA